Proteins encoded within one genomic window of Nitrospirota bacterium:
- a CDS encoding WYL domain-containing protein yields MSTGVVTRPPLERFWIIHRSLRAGRTEDGERPSCTSLARLLEVSTKTVQRDIDFMRDRLKAPIEYHRESKSWRYMRDDYAFALNSLSEEDLFALIYGCQVLQKIGVGALGDELLALARETNPSNPSGESSLVSFSDEPGVILDPGILRPVIQGLLRRRRLDITYFTIYREAVTRRQVDPYHLGRYMGRWFLIGYDHFRKGRRVFAVAQIKQVRVLRQTFTVPPEFNPRKYIGEDGFSFERLSGPVKVELAFERQAGLVARELIWHKTQRFEEGADGRIHLIFETKNLQQVLRWVLARGADVEVVTPAELRREAYKVLSKAAGFYAGDNNNGVKS; encoded by the coding sequence TTGAGTACGGGTGTAGTCACGCGGCCGCCGCTGGAACGGTTCTGGATCATTCATCGGAGCCTGCGCGCGGGTCGAACGGAGGACGGCGAACGGCCGAGCTGCACCTCGCTGGCGCGCCTCCTCGAGGTCTCCACGAAAACGGTCCAGCGGGACATCGATTTCATGCGGGACCGCCTCAAGGCGCCCATCGAATACCACCGCGAGTCGAAATCATGGCGGTACATGCGCGATGACTACGCGTTTGCACTGAACAGCCTATCTGAAGAAGACCTCTTCGCCCTCATCTATGGGTGCCAGGTCCTCCAGAAAATCGGCGTGGGCGCTCTGGGTGACGAACTGCTGGCGCTGGCGAGGGAGACCAATCCTTCGAATCCGTCGGGAGAATCGTCCCTTGTGTCTTTCTCCGATGAACCGGGCGTCATCCTCGATCCGGGCATCCTGCGCCCGGTCATCCAAGGCCTGCTCAGGCGAAGGCGGTTGGACATCACATACTTCACCATCTACCGGGAGGCCGTCACCCGGCGCCAGGTGGATCCCTACCACCTCGGGAGATACATGGGGCGCTGGTTCCTGATCGGGTACGACCACTTCCGGAAGGGCAGGCGCGTCTTCGCCGTCGCCCAGATCAAACAAGTGCGCGTTCTGCGGCAGACCTTCACGGTGCCTCCGGAATTCAACCCGAGAAAATACATCGGGGAGGATGGATTCAGCTTCGAGCGGCTGAGCGGCCCGGTGAAGGTGGAGCTGGCGTTCGAGAGGCAGGCCGGACTCGTAGCCCGTGAACTCATCTGGCACAAGACCCAGCGGTTCGAGGAAGGCGCCGACGGCCGCATCCATCTTATTTTCGAGACGAAAAACCTCCAGCAGGTGCTCCGATGGGTTCTGGCCCGAGGCGCGGACGTGGAGGTTGTGACCCCCGCGGAACTCCGGCGTGAAGCGTACAAGGTCTTGTCCAAGGCCGCAGGCTTCTACGCAGGCGACAACAACAATGGGGTCAAGTCTTGA